Proteins encoded in a region of the Podospora pseudopauciseta strain CBS 411.78 chromosome 6, whole genome shotgun sequence genome:
- a CDS encoding hypothetical protein (COG:G; EggNog:ENOG503NYHZ), with amino-acid sequence MKSWKVALLPALANTRLTVALDNGVGLKPHMGWSSWNVAQCNAASARYALATADKFISLGLKDLGYEYINIDDCWSTKSRDSSGRLVPDPAKWPNGIKAVTDRIHSMGLKFGLYGCAGDKTCAGYPGNEGHERGDVDQLVSWGVDFWKYDNCYTPCRQNPRPQTCTSPAGSTKTWYAPMRDAILGVQNTKKLHFNLCNWGRDEVWTWGASYGHSWRMSVDNWGDWASVERIGSAAAGIYQHSAPGGFNDLDMLYLGSSKLNTNQEKLHFGLWAITKSPLVLGLDLEKISNSTLDIIRNKGLIDINQDSLGKAATTFRPPGAPAPVNGKIYPYWAGPLSDGVVVGLCAGTSAGTYSVNFKDVPGLGGSGSYEWREMYTGQTGKGTSASFNIGLHDMRVIKVMKV; translated from the exons ATGAAGTCCTGGAAGGTTGCACTACTACCCGCACTCGCCAATACCCGGCTGACCGTGGCATTGGATAATGGAGTTGGGTTGAAACCTCATATGGGTTGGAGCAGCTGG AATGTCGCTCAATGCAACGCAGCCTCAGCCAGGTATGCCCTCGCAACAGCAGACAAGTTCATTTCTCTTGGACTCAAGGACCTTGGGTATGAAT ACATCAACATCGACGACTGCTGGTCCACCAAGAGCCGTGACAGCTCTGGAAGGCTCGTACCCGACCCAGCCAAATGGCCCAACGGCATCAAAGCCGTCACCGACAGGATCCACAGCATGGGACTCAAGTTCGGCCTGTACGGCTGCGCTGGCGACAAGACGTGCGCTGGATACCCAGGAAACGAGGGCCACGAAAGGGGTGATGTGGACCAGTTGGTGAGTTGGGGAGTCGACTTCTGGAAGTATGACAACTGCTACACACCCTGCCGTCAAAATCCTCGCCCTCAAACTTGTACCAGCCCGGCCGGCAGCACCAAGACATGGTACGCGCCCATGAGAGACGCCATTCTCGGAGTTCAGAACACCAAAAAGTTGCATTTCAACCTCTGCAACTGGGGCCGTGACGAAGTCTGGACTTGGGGTGCTAGCTACGGTCACTCATGGAG AATGAGCGTAGACAACTGGGGCGACTGGGCCAGTGTCGAGCGTATCGGCAGTGCAGCCGCCGGGATCTACCAGCACAGTGCTCCAGGCGGCTTCAACGACCTCGACATGCTCTACCTTGGAtcctccaagctcaacaCGAACCAGGAGAAATTGCACTTTGGTCTCTGGGCCATCACCAAGTCTCCTCTCGTACTGGGCTTGGATCTCGAAAAGATTTCCAACTCCACCCTGGACATCATCCGGAACAAGGGCTTGATTGACATCAACCAGGACTCTCTCGGCAAGGCGGCAACAACCTTTCGTCCTCCCGGTGCGCCAGCACCAGTAAATGGCAAGATCTACCCGTATTGGGCTGGGCCGCTGTCggatggtgtggttgttgggctTTGTGCTGGCACTTCGGCGGGAACCTACAGCGTCAACTTTAAGGATGTCCCTGGCTTGGGTGGCTCTGGATCGTATGAGTGGAGGGAGATGTATACTGGCCAGACTGGGAAAGGGACGAGTGCTTCGTTCAATATCGGCCTGCACGATATGCGCGTCATCAAGGTCATGAAGGTTTAG
- a CDS encoding hypothetical protein (EggNog:ENOG503P5SE), translating into MEVPDWLRGVFLILTLLSFEPQIARIYHRRDSTGISLYYVLFNLIIATELFTISFFHLVNNRCEGSDSFVHDPPNLGDLLNLVHFTAVWIAWIIILLLAIIYSPIARDTSNIMLIYISFLTISLIPLFLDALFVDTTDPYHKWVLGFFSAIHMMFINPGVFFLCFFAMGAQAREIIRHRHEDSALSLLGLAVQAVLFAVLSVTWSGRLVFQWDKIPDGNLLNWRVFVFWFQAVGFVVYDYAVFAIGQGVLLALALRHLDVALTGGSLWRVIFLETDGEGYEDGVVGEEEERRPLLG; encoded by the exons ATGGAAGTCCCAGACTGGCTTCGAGG CGTCTTTCTCATCCTAACACTTCTATCTTTCGAGCCACAAATCGCCCGCATTTATCATCGCCGCGATAGTACAGGCATCTCCCTCTACTAcgtcctcttcaacctcatcatcgccaccgAGCTCTTCacaatctccttcttccacctaGTCAACAACCGTTGCGAGGGATCTGACTCGTTCGTACACGATCCGCCCAACCTAGGTGatctcctcaacctcgtTCACTTCACGGCTGTGTGGATTGCCTGGATCATAAT ACTACTTCTAGCCATCATTTACTCCCCAATCGCCAGAGACACATCGAACATCATGTTAATATacatctccttcctcaccatctccctcatccccctcttcctcgacgcCCTCTTCGTCGACACCACCGACCCCTACCACAAATGGGTTCTGGGTTTCTTCTCAGCGATACACATGATGTTCATCAACCCTGGTGTCTTCTTCCTTTGCTTCTTCGCCATGGGGGCCCAAGCCCGCGAGATCATCCGCCACAGACATGAAGACAGTGCGCTGAGCTTGCTCGGGCTGGCGGTGCAGGCTGTCTTGTTTGCCGTGCTTTCGGTGACTTGGTCGGGGCGGCTGGTGTTTCAGTGGGACAAGATCCCGGATGGGAATTTGTTGAACTGGAGGGTGTTTGTCTTTTGGTTTCAGGCTGTTGGGTTTGTTGTGTATGATTATGCTGTTTTTGCGATTGGGCAGGGGGTGTTGCTTGCGCTGGCGCTGAGGCATTTGGATGTGGCCTTGACGGGGGGGAGTCTGTGGCGGGTGATCTTCTTGGAGACagatggggaggggtatgaggatggggttgttggtgaggaggaggagaggaggccgTTGTTGGGTTGA
- a CDS encoding hypothetical protein (COG:S; EggNog:ENOG503PXR6) has product MLNCSIFLGPLKVIKTSHFNRLLPSSEVVHCFGIFLTEAAILMSSMAVRAYLESFQSRPADLIDAVAHQRYKWQLKLLHSVGFSDWNPTRQSSMSLLHAAAYYNDIPMLLFGMGAIGIDPNTGDNYMTPLHEASMGNSVLAGSILREARADINSGHGVWGGTPLQRCMDFKSYEMGHWLLQCGANTNISDSLSNDVWTGFWERMMTRVVGRNHDVCFDFLREEAMLTHLLLHDSNPHQLFRTAWIQHLDHGIGFFKSWYDYCGHIQTPEVARACSYRIRGLLFYPSGSDENGSALCGFPKETIIQYEDAEHTRTPARTSFWCSRGHIYLAETDTPNDVGSDRDSDSDDSLESSDDDTDSGSEDGDCDCRKQHRSYNDRDSGSSLCNCDVDGGDNQNVRPGITLFYDTISTPEGQLRMSRFPFVCLLTNALCMAGYRAEMDEDGDIWYEDEDGDSYHDAREFQPHEDEDDGLARNCPMCQNPEKYGLGHIFEEAERGRSLLLEYRVRAKTQKRTYF; this is encoded by the exons ATGTTGAACTGTAGCATCTTTTTAGGACCACTGAAAGTGATCAAGACAAGTCACTTCAATCGCCTTTTACCAAGTTCCGAGGTGGTGCATTGCTTCGGTATCTTCTTGACAGAGGCTGCGATCCTAATGTCTTCAATGGCAGTACGGGCTT ATTTAGAGTCTTTCCAATCCAGACCCGCCGATTTGATAGACGCTGTGGCGCATCAAAGGTACAAATGGCAACTCAAGCTACTGCACTCCGTGGGGTTCTCAGATTGGAACCCTACACGCCAATCATCGATGTCGTTACTACATGCCGCTGCTTACTACAACGATATTCCAATGCTTCTTTTTGGCATGGGGGCCATTGGAATAGATCCGAATACTGGAGATAACTACATGACGCCGCTTCATGAGGCTAGTATGGGCAACAGTGTTCTAGCCGGCTCAATACTGCGCGAAGCTCGTGCAGATATCAACTCTGGGCATGGCGTTTGGGGTGGCACACCTTTACAACGCTGTATGGATTTCAAATCTTACGAAATGGGCCACTGGCTTCTTCAGTGTGGCGCAAATACCAACATATCTGACTCTTTGTCAAACGATGTATGGACTGGGTTTTGGGAAAGGATGATGACAAGGGTAGTAGGTCGGAACCATGACGTTTGCTTTGACTTTCTTAGAGAAGAAGCGATGCTCacccaccttcttctccatgaCTCAAACCCGCACCAGCTATTTAGGACTGCTTGGATTCAGCATTTAGATCATGGCATTGGATTCTTTAAGTCATGGTATGATTACTGTGGGCATATCCAGACCCCTGAGGTAGCAAGAGCCTGCAGCTACAGGATTCGAGGCCTCTTGTTCTACCCTTCGGGATCAGACGAGAACGGCAGTGCCCTGTGCGGCTTTCCGAAGGAAACCATTATACAATACGAAGACGCAGAGCACACGAGAACACCTGCAAGAACTAGTTTTTGGTGTAGCAGGGGACACATTTACCTAGCTGAAACAGACACGCCAAATGATGTTGGTTCTGATAGGGACAGCGATTCAGATGATTCCCTGGAATCTTCTGATGACGATACGGATTCAGGCAGCGAAGATGGTGACTGTGATTGTCGAAAACAGCACCGGAGTTACAATGACAGGGACAGCGGTTCAAGTCTCTGTAACTGTGATGTTGACGGGGGAGACAACCAGAATGTCCGACCAGGGATCACACTCTTTTACGATACGATATCCACACCGGAAGGTCAACTACGCATGTCTCGATTCCCGTTCGTTTGCCTGCTCACGAACGCCTTGTGTATGGCCGGCTACCGAGCGGAAATGGATGAGGACGGGGATATTTGGtacgaagatgaagatggcgatAGCTATCACGATGCTCGGGAGTTTCAACCCcacgaagatgaggatgacgggcTTGCTCGTAATTGCCCGATGTGTCAAAACCCAGAGAAGTACGGCTTGGGGCACATTTTCGAGGAAGcggagagagggaggagtcTTCTTTTGGAGTATAGGGTGAGAGCGAAGACGCAGAAAAGGACGTACTTCTGA
- a CDS encoding hypothetical protein (EggNog:ENOG503PUHE) has translation MRAATTILLIAGCASTALGAATKMFSDENCGTEVDKKVFNGFSTGDAPIPSDIKSIRTDSFSDVWFAYQDSEGPNCKGDLITRVKNDECIKTADLGIGCTRLCSGGLGGGDCATTQA, from the exons ATGCgtgccgccaccaccatcctcctcattgCCGGCTGCGCCAGCACTGCTTTGGGCGCTGCCACCAAGATGTTTAGTGATGAGAACTG CGGTACCGAAGTCGACAAGAAGGTCTTCAACGGTTTCTCCACCGGTGAtgcccccatcccctccgaCATCAAGTCCATCAGGACCGACTCCTTCTCCGATGTCTGGTTCGCCTACCAGGACAGCGAGGGTCCCAACTGCAAGGGTGATCTCATCACCCGCGTCAAGAACGACGAGTGCATCAAGACCGCTGATCTCGGCATCGGCTGCACCCGTCTCTGcagtggtgggttgggaggtggtgattgCGCTACCACGCAGGCTTAa
- a CDS encoding hypothetical protein (COG:L; EggNog:ENOG503P4YX) translates to MNSKEGGERLAIATPPERTTALDAINITRLAPYLSAHSAITRQKWDGRHVLLLPFREEQSELTKAVAALSPKDAKETVAFAHLAVNKAITQRYVVNADQQDARATNSITYRGLTGPDQFASLARTFTGHFHSHQTITQQKSSSGDKTDLRGSITYLGSPLQLNWADLYDQERGVVLLDPETLEHKLLTNPHAVGYTAVALEEILNDQPTQDEAHEASTTGRVSESIPQTEPESREIALDLIAEVHEYVKSVDLGEPLLMRQDDLVQVGQQMIQTSYEMADQYGEAKLDYQEFLAKSCQAISSNITPPNPAGRSANVFVAEPRSLTITNFLGVKDTIHIDFQQDLTPGLTFLIGDNGSGKSTIMEAMVWCQFGRCIRGGLGVNDVVNDNVGKDCCVKLEFNNGYAITRYRKHKVQGNRVVVSSHGNPLPQFEHPDMRTTQSAINELLGTDYETYIRTVVLSEESAASFFVLHANAAAERDRDGTWAVYFGSV, encoded by the exons ATGAACAGCAAAGAGGGTGGGGAGCGTCTTGCTATTGCGACACCCCCTGAGCGA ACCACAGCCCTTgatgccatcaacatcacacGCCTGGCGCCGTACCTATCGGCACATAGTGCCATCACCCGCCAGAAATGGGACGGTCGACACGTGTTATTGTTGCCGTTTCGCGAGGAGCAGAGCGAACTGACAAAGGCTGTCGCTGCCCTCAGCCCTAAGGATGCGAAAGAAACAGTTGCCTTTGCCCATCTGGCAGTCAACAAAGCCATCACTCAGCGGTATGTGGTCAATGCCGACCAGCAAGACGCCCGTGCGACGAATTCGATCACCTACCGCGGCCTTACTGGCCCTGATCAGTTTGCCTCTCTGGCTCGAACATTTACGGGCCACTTTCACAGCCACCAGACCATTACCCAGCAGAAATCCAGTAGCGGTGACAAGACAGATCTTCGGGGGAGCATTACATATCTCGGCTCGCCCTTGCAGCTGAACTGGGCCGACCTTTACGATCAAGAGCGAGGCGTTGTTCTGCTTGATCCGGAGACGCTCGAGCACAAACTTCTCACCAACCCGCATGCCGTAGGCTATACAGCAGTTGCCCTTGAGGAGATTCTCAACGACCAG CCCACTCAGGATGAGGCTCATGAAGCTTCAACCACCGGGAGAGTTTCAGAGTCTATCCCTCAAACTGAGCCTGAGTCCAGGGAGATTGCTCTTGACCTCATAGCCGAAGTTCACGAGTATGTCAAGTCTGTGGATTTAGGGGAACCGCTTCTCATGCGGCAAGACGATTTGGTCCAGGTTGGCCAACAAATGATTCAAACCTCTTATGAGATGGCTGACCAGTATGGCGAGGCCAAGCTTGATTATCAAGAGTTCCTAGCAAAGTCGTGTCAAGCCATCTCCTCAAATATTAcgccccccaacccagcaggACGATCTGCCAACGTCTTTGTTGCGGAACCTCGCAGCCTCACGATTACAAACTTTCTTGGCGTAAAGGACACAATTCATATCGACTTCCAACAAGATCTCACACCGGGATTGACCTTTCTGATCGGCGATAATGGTTCAGGGAAGAGTACAATAATGGAAGCTATGGTTTGGTGTCAATTTGGTCGATGTATTCGTGGCGGGCTCGGGGTCAACGATGTCGTCAATGATAACGTCGGTAAGGACTGCTGTGTCAAGCTGGAGTTTAACAACGGATATGCCATCACTCGGTATCGCAAACACAAAGTCCAGGGCAACCGTGTTGTCGTCTCCTCACATGGAAACCCCCTTCCGCAGTTTGAGCACCCAGATATGCGCACGACACAATCAGCAATTAACGAACTGCTCGGAACTGACTACGAAACATACATCAGAACTGTTGTGCTGAGCGAAGAGAGCGCAGCGAGCTTCTTTGTCCTCCACGCCAACGCAGCGGCGGAACGTGATAGAGACGGCACTTGGGCTGTCTACTTTGGATCAGTGTGA
- a CDS encoding hypothetical protein (COG:L; EggNog:ENOG503P4YX; CAZy:CE1) gives MSQTRMVGWIIVITHSQFLIELDPGEDTAKVLVVTAKMGRGGGTELSIDNGRSIGGGSSVTGTSRVFHNTSSVAFTALPTSNLTTHLPNPHPYPPKMRLPHVLLSLLPLSAAQLQPVPTFGPPIPSRAKMFVYAPPNLPPNPAILLGVHYCTGTAQGYYNGSPYKRLADEKKFVVVYPESPNEGGCWDVSSRATLKRDGGSDSHAIANMARWAVERYNGDKERVFVIGESSGGMMASILAAAYPDLFSAVINYSGVAAGCFFTDSVAGWNGNCSGGRMNLTPEEWARWVLDAYPGYNGTRPRMQVYHGSADDVIAPANYNYSIAQWTTVFGYPGTPLEEKRDVPERRYTTQVFGEKLTGIWAEGVGHGVPVHGEEDMKFFGL, from the exons ATGTCGCAGACTCGGATGGTGGGTTGGATCATCGTGATCACGCACAGCCAGTTTTTGATCGAGCTGGATCCTGGGGAGGACACTGCAAAGGTTCTAGTTGTGACGGCAAAgatggggcggggaggggggacggAGTTGTCGATCGACAATGGACGTAGCATTGGCGGAGGTTCTTCCGTGACCGG TACCTCTCGAGTTTTTCACAACACTTCATCGGTAGCGTTTACAGCCCTCCCAACCtcaaacctcaccacccacctcccaaaccctcaccCCTATCCACCCAAAATGAGACTCCCCCacgtcctcctctccctcctccccctcagcgCCGCCCAACTCCAACCGGTCCCCACCTTCGGCCCCCCTATCCCCAGCCGCGCCAAAATGTTTGTTTACGCCCCCCCAAATCTCCCCCCTAACCCAGCTATTCTCCTCGGCGTGCACTACTGCACCGGCACCGCCCAAGGCTACTACAACGGCAGCCCCTACAAACGCCTCGCCGACGAGAAAAAGTTCGTGGTTGTCTACCCTGAATCACCAAACGAGGGCGGCTGCTGGGATGTGAGCTCTAGGGCTACGCTGAAAAGGGATGGCGGGAGTGATAGTCATGCGATTGCCAATATGGCGAggtgggcggtggagaggtaTAACGGGGATAAGGAACGGGTGTTTGTTATTGGGGAGTCATcgggggggatgatggct AGTATCCTCGCTGCTGCGTATCCTGATTTGTTCAGCGCGGTTATTAACTACTCCGGTGTAGCAGCCGGCTGCTTCTTCACTGACTCCGTTGCCGGCTGGAACGGGAACTGCtcaggggggaggatgaacTTGACACCTGAAGAGTGGGCgaggtgggtgttggatGCTTATCCGGGTTATAACGGGACGAGGCCAAGGATGCAGGTTTACCATGGGAGTGCGGATGATGTTATTGCGCCGGCGAATTACAACTACTCCATTGCGCAGTGGACGACCGTGTTTGGGTACCCTGGGACGCccctggaggagaagagggatgTGCCTGAGAGAAGGTATACCACGCAGGTGTTTGGGGAGAAGTTGACGGGGATTTgggcggagggggttgggCATGGGGTGCCGGTgcatggggaggaggatatgaAGTTCTTTGGGCTGTGA
- a CDS encoding hypothetical protein (EggNog:ENOG503PE5J): MKLSLLALASAASAAVITTRDVVFEARNFTASCVPHSAKCFYSLNAFMPGTMDTLGYDCTASGVGGPGILPEIQGGTCPPSSRTFDVVRNETGMTVIVSVQVSLLSYTRGAHFIPNEQIQVMKGVTPTGDYTAYVGPKDFPLERIW; encoded by the exons ATGAAGCTCTCACTTCTTGCACTGGCCAGTGCTGCCTCCGCGGCCGTCATCACCACGCGCGATGTTGTTTTCGAAGCCCGCAACTTCACCGCCAGCTGCGTCCCTCACAGCGCCAAGTGCTT CTACTCTCTAAATGCCTTCATGCCTGGAACCATGGACACCCTAGGCTATGACTGCACCGCCTCCGGTGTGGGCGGCCCGGGAATCCTCCCCGAGATTCAAGGCGGCACCTGCCCTCCCTCATCGCGTACTTTCGACGTCGTCCGAAACGAGACCGGCATGACCGTCATCGTCAGCGTTCAAGTATCTCTTCTTAGCTACACCAGGGGCGCGCATTTCATTCCCAACGAGCAGATCCAGGTCATGAAAGGCGTTACTCCGACTGGGGATTACACGGCCTATGTTGGACCCAAGGACTTTCCGCTGGAGAGGATATGGTAG
- a CDS encoding hypothetical protein (COG:L; EggNog:ENOG503P4YX) — protein sequence MNLLRRPTNHNIARRGSLNQDAQSAPIHDAEKTTTQNHDQEAALKSLLQAINEKRLRLRSLKHEKNIAANHARNMGELLTGVVQAQEACDALRQQLTIHHRDASTYKRLAEAEASSLDSLRSEHEALTNKLQELATKRELFAFWSAALTKRTARLSSSPSSSKPTAKIRANFREHILIALLSELNTLLAQVLTVLYDDTRHAHRATGMLGSLFGSAESADSASSPGSILDPPIHPLSPTPSAPVASVNASIWHSSLHCCSWPGLEVRIGHTICLLMKSLIT from the coding sequence ATGAACCTACTCCGAAGACCAACTAATCACAATATCGCTCGAAGAGGTTCACTCAATCAAGACGCGCAGAGTGCACCAATCCACGACGCTGAGAAAACAACTACACAGAACCATGATCAAGAGGCAGCTCTCAAAAGTCTTCTTCAAGCTATCAATGAGAAAAGGTTGCGGTTACGCAGTCTGAAGCATGAGAAAAATATCGCTGCCAACCATGCCAGGAACATGGGTGAACTGCTGACGGGTGTCGTTCAAGCCCAGGAGGCGTGCGATGCCTTGAGACAACAGCTGACGATACACCACCGTGATGCTTCTACCTACAAGCGTCTGGCCGAAGCAGAGGCCTCATCTTTAGATTCCTTACGCTCGGAGCATGAGGCCCTGACAAACAAGCTCCAGGAGCTTGCCACCAAGCGCGAGCTATTTGCCTTTTGGTCTGCCGCCTTGACCAAGCGTACAGCCCGGCTCTCatcgtccccctcctcatcaaaaCCCACAGCGAAAATCAGGGCCAATTTTCGGGAGCATATCCTCATCGCGCTGCTCTCGGAGCTCAACACTCTGCTCGCGCAGGTCCTTACCGTGCTGTACGATGACACACGCCACGCGCACCGGGCAACAGGTATGCTCGGCTCGTTATTTGGCTCTGCTGAGTCGGCCGACAGCGCATCCTCTCCGGGGTCCATTCTTGaccctcccatccatcctctCTCGCCTACGCCAAGCGCTCCAGTGGCGAGCGTAAACGCGTCGATCTGGCACTCTTCTTTGCATTGTTGCAGTTGGCCAGGGCTAGAAGTGCGCATCGGGCACACTATCTGCTTGTTGATGAAGTCTTTGATAACCTAG
- a CDS encoding hypothetical protein (EggNog:ENOG503PXR6): MEPLEIVGAVAAIGQLLELCIKAGKTSTQLVKSFINAPAELRNLSAKLASLQMIIQQFQALGQDLLMTGVEDILPATHKDMLLSSLLGSERALKNLTTLHNTAGQSSTPKPGCNFSRRLLWSLIDKKRSTMVIEELRKAEMVLDTVMLILNTRLNSHIWTSFSAMQLAQQTFRADFLQSARDVKTIVEAQHYTISEFKANADHTLLSILQLQTENDIKVQVTLLFIKSQLITIRKGLHTSFRAWSAPTSN; the protein is encoded by the exons ATGGAGCCTCTCGAGATCGTTGGGGCGGTGGCGGCCATCGGCCAGCTCTTGGAGCTATGCATCAAGGCCGGAAAAACTTCGACCCAGCTCGTAAAGTCATTCATCAACGCCCCAGCCGAGCTCAGAAACTTGAGCGCGAAGCTTGCCTCGTTACAGATGATCATTCAACAGTTTCAGGCTCTCGGCCAGGATTTGTTAATGACGGGCGTGGAAGATATTCTTCCAGCTACCCACAAGGACATGCTCCTTAGCTCCCTCCTGGGAAGTGAGAGGGCATTGAAGAACCTCACGACACTTCACAACACTGCTGGGCAATCCTCGACACCAAAACCTGGCTGCAACTTCAGTCGGAGGCTGCTGTGGTCCCTAATCGATAAGAAAAGGTCAACGATGGTTATCGAGGAGCTAAGGAAAGCAGAGATGGTCCTGGATACAGTCATGCTAATTCTTAATAC CCGGCTCAACTCCCATATCTGGACATCGTTCTCCGCGATGCAACTCGCGCAGCAGACATTCCGAGCAGACTTTTTGCAGTCAGCTCGTGACGTCAAAACCATCGTCGAGGCTCAACACTACACGATATCTGAATTCAAAGCAAATGCTGACCATACGCTGTTGTCCATATTGCAGTTACAGACTGAAAATGATATCAAGGTTCAGGTAACGTTactttttattaaaagtcAGTTGATCACTATTCGCAAAGGCTTACATACAAGCTTTAGGGCCTGGTCAGCTCCCACGAGCAATTAA